The following coding sequences are from one Bradyrhizobium sp. 200 window:
- a CDS encoding alpha/beta fold hydrolase produces MRALGGSIPAVQVIRSIRDANGARIAYAMVGEGPLILCPAWWVSHVERDWEHPGFRRFFGRLAEGFRAVRYDRPGTGLSDRDVPPRTQADEVQLLATLADELGDSQFSLFAVSCAGPVALAYAAAHQERVRRLCLYGSYARGSDIATPDLRDALTDLVKAHWGLGSVALTALFLPGASSQDSEDFSRNQRDWANAPQAAQLLRLSCQMNAADVLSRVRAEALVIHRRKDRAIPLEAGQKLAAELPRARLITMEGDVHLPWVDGDAIADTVHSFLAGDEVRAATSSPLSGCRLDEANREIVLEGQRRPTTRLEYAVMLTLIQASGRVVTRDELLAEIWNTPVAGSNKVDAVVGSLRKKLGPFATSIETVTGHGYRFRGWKKAVSDVH; encoded by the coding sequence ATGAGAGCCTTGGGAGGATCGATACCAGCGGTGCAGGTCATTCGATCTATTCGGGACGCAAACGGGGCCCGGATCGCCTATGCCATGGTCGGCGAAGGGCCGCTCATCCTCTGCCCCGCGTGGTGGGTCAGTCACGTCGAGCGGGACTGGGAGCATCCGGGATTTCGGCGTTTCTTCGGTCGGCTGGCGGAGGGCTTTCGCGCCGTCCGCTACGACCGACCGGGCACTGGTTTGAGCGATCGTGACGTTCCACCGCGAACCCAAGCGGACGAGGTGCAACTGCTCGCAACGCTCGCCGATGAGCTCGGCGACAGCCAGTTCTCATTATTTGCGGTGTCTTGCGCGGGACCGGTCGCGCTCGCTTATGCGGCTGCGCATCAGGAACGCGTTCGTCGGTTGTGTCTTTATGGTTCGTATGCGAGGGGATCCGATATCGCGACGCCGGATCTGCGGGACGCGCTCACTGACCTCGTGAAGGCGCACTGGGGCCTTGGCTCGGTGGCGCTTACGGCGCTATTCCTGCCCGGCGCGTCGTCTCAGGATTCGGAAGATTTCTCCCGAAACCAGCGTGATTGGGCGAATGCTCCGCAGGCGGCGCAATTGCTACGCCTGAGCTGTCAGATGAATGCCGCAGATGTCCTTTCACGCGTCCGTGCCGAGGCGCTGGTCATACATCGGCGTAAGGACCGCGCGATTCCCCTTGAAGCTGGCCAAAAGCTCGCTGCCGAGCTACCTCGCGCGCGCCTCATAACAATGGAAGGTGACGTACACTTGCCATGGGTTGATGGCGACGCGATTGCCGACACGGTCCATTCGTTCCTTGCCGGCGATGAGGTGCGCGCGGCTACCTCATCGCCGCTATCCGGATGCCGGCTCGACGAGGCCAATCGCGAGATCGTCCTGGAGGGTCAGCGCCGACCAACGACGCGGCTGGAGTACGCCGTGATGCTCACCTTGATCCAGGCAAGTGGACGCGTCGTCACCCGCGACGAGCTGCTTGCCGAGATCTGGAACACCCCCGTCGCAGGCTCGAACAAAGTGGATGCCGTAGTCGGATCATTACGGAAGAAGCTTGGCCCCTTCGCAACGTCCATCGAAACCGTGACAGGCCATGGCTACCGATTCCGCGGATGGAAGAAGGCGGTCAGTGACGTGCATTGA
- a CDS encoding DUF3179 domain-containing protein encodes MLIAPATSTTLGTAMADPRSWRAEWPRTDFAQHTVPWAEIKSGGPRKDGIPSIDKPRFEQLKDGTATGWAAAIGHAEPVISLVIGGDARAYPLRVLIWHEIANDVVGGTPVAVTYCPLCNASVVFERRVESRVLDFGTTGKLRNSDLVMYDRQTESWWQQFGGDAIVGVMHGKRLRVVPSRLESFDRFGQRFPQGHVLIPNDPAARNYGANPYVGYDTKGQMPFLYDGSLPDGIEPMERVIAVETKPGYHEAWSLPLLRERGTIESGNIILKWEAGQTSALDEASVAGGRDIGNVVVQRQQEGRLSDIPYDVPFAFAFHAFRPNSPIHK; translated from the coding sequence GTGCTCATTGCCCCGGCCACTAGCACAACCCTTGGCACAGCCATGGCGGATCCGCGAAGCTGGCGGGCGGAATGGCCTCGCACGGATTTCGCGCAGCATACCGTTCCATGGGCGGAAATTAAATCGGGCGGCCCGCGCAAGGACGGCATTCCGTCGATCGACAAGCCTCGCTTCGAGCAGCTCAAAGATGGCACGGCAACCGGATGGGCGGCCGCCATCGGCCACGCGGAACCGGTCATCTCGCTCGTCATCGGCGGCGATGCACGCGCGTACCCCTTGCGCGTTCTGATCTGGCACGAGATCGCGAACGATGTCGTTGGCGGTACGCCCGTGGCTGTCACCTATTGCCCGCTCTGCAATGCCTCCGTCGTATTCGAACGCAGGGTCGAGAGCCGCGTCCTGGATTTCGGCACGACGGGTAAGCTGCGAAACTCGGATCTCGTGATGTACGACCGGCAGACCGAGAGCTGGTGGCAACAATTCGGGGGCGACGCCATTGTCGGCGTCATGCATGGAAAACGCCTTCGTGTGGTCCCGTCTCGCCTGGAATCTTTTGACCGCTTCGGTCAACGTTTCCCCCAGGGGCACGTGCTCATCCCGAACGACCCTGCCGCGCGCAACTACGGCGCGAATCCCTATGTCGGATATGACACGAAAGGGCAAATGCCGTTCCTGTACGACGGCTCCCTGCCCGACGGCATCGAGCCCATGGAGCGGGTGATCGCGGTCGAGACCAAGCCGGGTTATCATGAAGCCTGGTCGCTGCCTCTGCTCAGAGAGCGGGGCACGATTGAAAGTGGCAATATCATTCTCAAATGGGAAGCTGGACAAACGTCTGCGCTCGACGAAGCGTCCGTCGCTGGCGGCCGCGATATCGGAAACGTCGTCGTGCAGCGGCAGCAAGAGGGAAGGCTGTCTGATATTCCTTACGACGTCCCGTTTGCCTTTGCATTCCACGCTTTCAGGCCGAATAGCCCTATTCACAAGTAA
- a CDS encoding HlyD family efflux transporter periplasmic adaptor subunit, protein MFTIQRCPKGRLARLGLAGLCGLASLILGLAASVAHEGHDHGEADKAAVVSSAYPRVAARSELYEIVGILRDGQFSIFLDDAVTNEPVSDAALQVTIGDSGPIEATKAGNGVYTAAFPDRKLTGSVEVIFSVAAKKGDDLLVDSLTLPQTSSPPQQHEQGWFSSNRRVVAFAIAAVCFGLLFGYSRRSGRRIAATFSAVVAGAFVVLAATSFVESRTASPASTPEAPALSDAPRRLQDGSAFAAKPTQRLLDVRTAAAEQQIIRPAVNLIGRVIADPNRSSIVQSVYGGRVVPKDGAIPRIGQTVSKGEVLIQIEPHLPVADRTTILEKVGEIEQLLAVTENKLRRLRPLAERGAVPQGQVNDLESELEGLRARRETVRNSRTGFEELRASTDGIITSAKVVPGQVIQPQDVVFQIADPKSLWVEALAYDDIGLQGPDAATALGPNGQPFALSYLGTSRALRQHASIVHFAIPEPPAGLNIGQPLNVMVQSGAPVAGLIFPRDAIVRSSNGENIVWLHTAPERFEPKPVRVLPVDAKRVIVADGLNEGERVVVRGTDLINQIR, encoded by the coding sequence ATGTTTACGATTCAGCGCTGCCCGAAAGGGCGGCTCGCGAGGCTTGGCCTGGCCGGCCTTTGCGGCTTGGCGAGCCTGATCCTTGGCTTGGCCGCTTCCGTTGCGCATGAAGGCCATGATCACGGCGAGGCCGACAAGGCAGCCGTCGTGTCATCAGCCTATCCGAGGGTCGCCGCGCGCTCCGAACTGTATGAGATCGTCGGCATTCTGAGAGACGGTCAGTTTTCGATCTTCCTCGACGATGCCGTCACCAACGAGCCGGTTTCGGATGCGGCTTTGCAGGTGACGATTGGTGACTCCGGGCCCATCGAGGCCACGAAGGCCGGAAACGGCGTCTATACTGCTGCCTTTCCGGATCGGAAGCTAACAGGATCGGTGGAAGTCATCTTCTCGGTCGCCGCCAAGAAGGGCGACGATCTGCTGGTGGATTCCCTTACGCTGCCGCAGACCAGCAGCCCCCCTCAACAACACGAGCAAGGCTGGTTTTCTTCTAATCGTCGCGTGGTGGCGTTTGCGATCGCGGCTGTGTGCTTTGGTCTGCTCTTTGGCTATTCGAGACGCTCGGGCCGCAGAATTGCTGCGACATTCTCCGCAGTGGTGGCGGGAGCATTCGTTGTCCTTGCCGCTACCTCGTTCGTCGAAAGCCGAACGGCGAGCCCAGCGAGTACGCCGGAAGCGCCAGCTTTGAGCGACGCACCGAGGCGCCTGCAGGACGGCTCCGCCTTCGCCGCCAAGCCGACCCAGCGCCTGCTTGACGTGCGTACGGCTGCTGCCGAGCAGCAGATCATACGTCCTGCTGTCAATCTGATCGGCCGCGTCATTGCCGATCCGAACCGCAGCAGCATCGTACAAAGCGTATATGGCGGCCGCGTCGTTCCAAAGGATGGCGCGATACCACGCATCGGACAAACCGTCAGCAAGGGCGAGGTTCTCATCCAGATCGAACCGCATCTGCCGGTCGCGGACCGCACGACGATCCTCGAAAAAGTCGGCGAGATCGAACAGTTGTTGGCGGTCACGGAGAACAAGCTGCGCCGCCTGCGGCCATTGGCGGAGCGGGGCGCGGTGCCGCAAGGCCAGGTGAACGACCTCGAAAGCGAACTGGAGGGACTGCGGGCGCGCCGTGAAACCGTTCGAAATTCTCGCACCGGTTTTGAGGAGTTGCGCGCATCCACCGATGGCATCATCACCTCGGCCAAGGTTGTGCCGGGCCAGGTCATCCAGCCGCAAGACGTGGTGTTCCAGATTGCCGATCCAAAAAGCCTGTGGGTTGAAGCGTTGGCCTATGACGACATCGGCCTGCAGGGCCCCGACGCAGCAACGGCGTTGGGACCCAACGGGCAGCCGTTTGCATTGTCCTATCTCGGGACGAGCCGTGCCCTGCGGCAGCACGCATCTATCGTACATTTCGCCATACCTGAGCCCCCGGCGGGCCTCAATATCGGCCAGCCCCTGAACGTGATGGTTCAGAGCGGCGCACCCGTGGCCGGCCTGATCTTTCCGCGCGACGCCATTGTTCGAAGTAGCAACGGGGAGAACATTGTCTGGCTGCACACGGCACCGGAACGCTTCGAGCCAAAGCCGGTTCGCGTTCTGCCGGTAGACGCGAAGCGCGTGATCGTTGCGGACGGCCTCAATGAGGGCGAGCGGGTTGTCGTCCGCGGTACCGACCTCATCAATCAGATCCGGTAG
- a CDS encoding efflux RND transporter permease subunit, with product MFKLIVQASLRNRLFVLAVAAVLVGYGMFVLPTISVDVLPDINRPTVNILTEAEGLAPQEVEQLVTFPIETSMNGMPGVIRVRSVSGVGLSVVYVEFDWGVDVYRARQFVSERLALIREQLPSSVNPQMGPVTSIMGEIMLIALTSGGKASPMEVREIADFVVRPQLLSIPGVAQVIPIGGEVRQYRVTPNVATMQALGITHDQIEQAVARFGTNSGGGFVDQHGREYLIRNVGLTKQIEDLGNTVVATRDGQPILLKQVAFVDFAARTKRGDAGYNGKPAVIVSVMKQPAADTVALTRKIEAALGDLQRTMRSGISVTNVQFRQATFIETSISNVERVLIEAAIVVAVVLFIFLMNGRAAFVSLTAIPISILVTVLVFRAFGLTINTMTLGGLAIAIGELVDDAVVDVENILRRLRENAGSPAPRPALEVIAQASQEVRSSIVYATMIIVLVFVPLFALPGIEGRLFTPLGVAYVVSILASLLTSVTVTPVLSYYLLSGRAHSGDRESTVVRTLKRANRQVLGWALERRELVLGSVAAAVVVACYAASLMPRSFLPPFNEGTLVLSLQYNPGISLAESHRLGLLAEQLLAKVPEVKSVGRRTGRAELDEHAEGVHFSEIDVDLVPSKREKTDIYASVREALSGLPASVAIGQPISHRLDHLQSGIRAQIVLKIYGQDIEMLRRLAETSRQRLSTIPGLVDLQVEKQVLIPQVRVQVDHARAALHGLTPAAITQALDTLSNGRKVSQIVDGNRRFDVVMRLAEQDRSTTGLNNLLIPTALEFVPLSALAEIVETDGPNQTQREGTQRRIVVYGNGDGRRDIADIAADIQKAVSELDFPQGYTTNLEGAFQAQQEASWRIGILSIASLAMIFIVLYSRYRSTALSLIIMGGIPLALIGSVMALKIAGQPLSVASMIGFITLAGISARNGILKISHYINLAIHEGERFGTGLIVRGSMERLSPVLMTALCAGLALTPLLVGADEPGREILHPVAVTIFGGLLSATILDTVVIPMLFLMFGKKPLDRLLAEHAATLTPAEAY from the coding sequence ATGTTCAAGCTCATCGTTCAGGCAAGCTTGCGAAATCGCCTCTTCGTGTTGGCGGTTGCTGCCGTTCTTGTTGGCTACGGCATGTTTGTCCTGCCCACAATTTCGGTGGACGTCCTGCCTGACATCAATCGCCCGACCGTCAACATCTTGACCGAGGCGGAAGGGCTGGCGCCCCAGGAAGTCGAACAGCTTGTGACGTTCCCGATCGAGACTTCGATGAACGGCATGCCGGGAGTCATCCGTGTGCGTTCGGTCTCGGGCGTCGGGCTCTCGGTCGTCTACGTCGAATTCGACTGGGGCGTTGACGTCTATCGCGCGCGCCAGTTCGTTTCGGAGCGGCTGGCGCTGATCCGCGAGCAACTGCCATCCTCGGTCAATCCGCAGATGGGGCCGGTGACATCAATCATGGGTGAAATCATGCTGATCGCCCTGACCAGCGGCGGCAAAGCCTCGCCCATGGAAGTGCGCGAAATCGCGGATTTCGTTGTGAGGCCGCAGCTTCTCTCCATTCCCGGCGTCGCCCAGGTGATACCAATCGGCGGCGAGGTCCGCCAATACCGGGTAACACCGAACGTGGCGACCATGCAGGCGCTCGGCATCACCCACGACCAGATCGAGCAAGCGGTAGCCAGGTTCGGCACCAACAGCGGTGGCGGCTTTGTGGATCAGCATGGCCGCGAATATCTGATCCGCAATGTCGGGCTCACCAAGCAGATCGAGGATCTCGGCAACACCGTCGTCGCCACGCGCGACGGACAACCGATCCTGTTGAAGCAGGTTGCGTTTGTGGATTTTGCCGCGCGCACCAAGCGTGGCGATGCCGGGTACAACGGAAAACCGGCCGTCATTGTCAGCGTCATGAAGCAGCCGGCGGCGGACACGGTAGCATTGACCCGGAAGATCGAGGCTGCACTCGGCGACTTGCAGCGCACCATGCGTTCAGGGATAAGCGTAACCAACGTCCAATTCCGTCAAGCCACCTTCATCGAGACCTCGATCAGCAACGTCGAGCGGGTTTTGATCGAGGCAGCCATCGTTGTCGCGGTAGTTCTCTTTATTTTCCTGATGAATGGCCGCGCAGCGTTCGTTTCGCTGACGGCCATTCCGATTTCGATTCTTGTCACCGTTCTGGTCTTCCGCGCATTCGGCCTCACCATAAACACGATGACGCTCGGCGGCCTCGCGATCGCGATCGGCGAACTAGTCGACGATGCCGTGGTGGACGTTGAAAACATTCTGCGGCGCCTGAGAGAAAACGCAGGCTCGCCGGCGCCGCGGCCTGCACTGGAAGTGATTGCTCAGGCAAGCCAGGAAGTTCGCTCCAGCATCGTCTATGCAACGATGATTATTGTCCTCGTCTTTGTCCCGCTGTTCGCACTTCCCGGAATTGAAGGTCGGTTGTTCACGCCGCTCGGCGTTGCCTATGTGGTGTCGATCCTCGCGTCGCTGTTGACCTCAGTCACGGTAACGCCGGTGTTGTCCTATTATCTGCTTTCCGGACGAGCTCATTCGGGTGACCGCGAAAGTACGGTCGTGCGAACGTTGAAGCGGGCGAATCGGCAAGTGCTCGGCTGGGCCCTGGAACGGCGCGAGCTTGTGCTTGGCTCGGTTGCAGCGGCAGTCGTGGTGGCCTGCTATGCAGCTAGCCTGATGCCTCGCAGTTTCCTGCCTCCCTTCAACGAAGGGACGCTTGTTCTGTCCCTTCAATATAATCCCGGTATTTCGCTCGCGGAATCGCACCGGCTTGGATTGCTGGCGGAACAATTGCTGGCAAAGGTTCCGGAAGTGAAATCGGTCGGCCGCCGCACCGGCCGTGCGGAACTGGACGAGCACGCCGAGGGCGTACATTTCAGCGAAATCGACGTCGATCTCGTTCCGTCGAAGCGTGAGAAGACGGATATCTACGCGAGCGTCCGGGAAGCCCTTTCCGGATTGCCGGCGTCGGTCGCCATCGGGCAGCCCATCAGCCACCGCCTGGATCATCTGCAGTCGGGCATCCGTGCCCAGATCGTGCTCAAGATTTACGGGCAGGACATCGAGATGTTGCGCCGGCTGGCGGAAACGTCGCGTCAGCGCCTCTCGACGATTCCGGGGCTGGTCGATCTTCAGGTCGAGAAGCAGGTGCTCATTCCCCAGGTCCGGGTCCAAGTCGATCATGCCCGTGCCGCCCTTCACGGCCTGACGCCGGCTGCGATCACGCAGGCGCTCGATACGCTGTCGAACGGCCGAAAGGTCTCCCAGATCGTGGACGGCAATCGCCGCTTCGATGTTGTCATGCGCCTTGCAGAGCAAGACCGTTCAACGACCGGACTGAACAACCTTCTCATACCAACGGCTCTGGAATTTGTGCCGCTGAGCGCTCTGGCCGAGATTGTCGAGACAGACGGTCCGAACCAGACCCAGCGCGAGGGGACCCAGCGCAGGATCGTGGTGTACGGCAACGGTGACGGCCGGCGCGACATCGCGGACATTGCCGCCGACATCCAAAAGGCTGTTTCGGAGCTGGATTTCCCCCAAGGCTACACCACCAACCTCGAGGGGGCATTCCAGGCACAGCAGGAGGCTTCCTGGCGTATCGGTATACTTTCAATTGCGTCTCTGGCGATGATCTTCATCGTTCTCTACAGCCGCTATCGATCGACCGCGCTGTCGCTCATCATCATGGGCGGCATTCCGCTGGCCCTGATTGGCAGCGTGATGGCTTTGAAAATCGCCGGTCAACCGTTGTCGGTGGCGTCGATGATCGGCTTCATCACCCTCGCCGGCATCTCTGCGCGCAACGGGATTTTGAAGATTTCCCATTACATCAATCTAGCCATCCACGAGGGCGAGCGTTTCGGAACCGGCCTGATCGTTCGCGGCAGCATGGAGCGGCTCAGCCCGGTCTTGATGACGGCACTTTGTGCCGGACTTGCGCTTACCCCGCTTCTGGTCGGTGCGGACGAGCCGGGCCGGGAAATCCTACATCCGGTGGCCGTCACGATCTTTGGCGGTCTGCTCAGCGCGACGATCCTCGATACTGTCGTGATCCCCATGCTGTTTCTGATGTTCGGCAAGAAGCCGCTAGACCGGCTTCTGGCAGAGCACGCTGCGACGCTCACCCCCGCGGAAGCTTACTGA
- a CDS encoding DMT family transporter encodes MQLNQSAVQLPGVPLALGSAVLFGAATPLSKLLLASIDPQMLAGLLYLGAGLGLVAVHIARATIGLPAPEASLKRHDLPWLAAVVIFGGILGPVLLMLGLGKTSASSGSLMLNLESFATMGIAWLVFRENVDRRLLVGALAIVLGAMVLSWEGQGLSLDVGAALIAAACLCWGIDNNLTRNLSSADPVTIAMVKGLVAGTANIAGGFWLGNALPSAGIATMAAVLGFVGIGVSLVLFVLALRHLGTARTGAYFSLAPFIGALIALGLGDPFTPKLAVAALLMALGLWLHLTERHEHEHVHEALAHEHRHVHDEHHQHHAGPMTEPHSHWHEHKPMRHKHPHYPDLHHRHGHERDGC; translated from the coding sequence ATGCAGCTCAATCAATCAGCGGTCCAATTGCCGGGGGTCCCATTGGCCCTCGGCTCTGCCGTACTGTTTGGTGCTGCCACGCCGTTATCTAAATTGCTACTCGCCAGCATTGATCCTCAGATGCTCGCAGGCCTGCTCTACCTCGGAGCAGGCCTGGGCCTGGTCGCCGTGCACATCGCGCGCGCCACGATTGGACTCCCGGCGCCTGAGGCCTCCTTAAAACGACACGACCTACCCTGGCTTGCAGCCGTTGTTATCTTTGGGGGTATCCTTGGTCCGGTGCTTTTGATGCTTGGACTTGGCAAGACATCTGCCTCCTCCGGATCATTGATGCTAAATCTCGAGAGCTTTGCAACAATGGGAATTGCGTGGCTCGTCTTTCGCGAAAACGTCGACAGGCGTTTGTTGGTGGGCGCCTTGGCGATCGTCCTCGGCGCAATGGTCTTGTCGTGGGAAGGGCAGGGCCTTTCGCTTGACGTAGGCGCGGCACTAATTGCTGCCGCTTGCCTGTGTTGGGGCATCGACAACAACCTGACCCGAAACCTGTCGTCGGCCGACCCTGTTACCATTGCAATGGTCAAAGGCTTGGTGGCCGGAACGGCGAACATCGCCGGCGGATTTTGGCTTGGCAATGCCTTGCCTTCGGCCGGCATCGCGACCATGGCTGCAGTTCTGGGATTCGTTGGGATCGGCGTGAGCCTTGTTCTTTTCGTGCTCGCCCTTCGTCATCTCGGCACCGCTCGTACCGGCGCCTACTTCTCGCTCGCTCCCTTTATCGGCGCGCTGATCGCCTTGGGCTTGGGTGACCCATTCACGCCCAAGCTTGCGGTCGCGGCGCTGCTGATGGCGCTAGGCCTTTGGCTGCACCTCACGGAACGACACGAACACGAGCATGTTCACGAAGCTCTGGCGCATGAACACCGGCACGTTCACGATGAGCATCACCAGCACCACGCGGGACCAATGACCGAACCGCATTCGCATTGGCACGAGCACAAGCCGATGCGGCATAAGCACCCGCATTATCCAGATTTGCATCATCGCCATGGGCACGAAAGGGATGGTTGTTAG
- a CDS encoding hemolysin family protein — translation MLYLDLGIVAVLIVLNGLLAMSELAIVSSRPARLAGLVGKRVNGARRALALASDPGKFLSTVQIGITLIGVLSGAFSGATLGLRLASWLIEAGLSPGVAEPVGVGIVVAVITYASLIIGELVPKQIALRDPEAVAVKVAPAMVLLAKVSYPLVWLLDRSGKILLFLLGHREEAGDRVSEDEIRTLVAEAETAGVLEPGEKEMIAGVMRLGDLAVGAVMTPRHEVDSINLADSSAQIVADLLDSEHSRLVVFDGDSEGAVGVVNAKNLLDVYLADQMPKFRDLVREAPIIPETLDARDVVAILRDAPVHVGLVHDEYGVFQGVVTSADILEAIVGSFSTKDGPAEPAAVKRDDGSYLISGWMSAIEAAHLLGITLPISRPYETFAGFLLQEFGKIPSVGDSIEDEGWRFEIADLDGRRIDKVLASRLEAA, via the coding sequence GTGTTATACCTAGACCTCGGGATCGTTGCGGTCCTGATTGTTCTTAATGGCCTACTCGCAATGTCCGAGTTGGCGATCGTGTCGTCGCGTCCGGCGAGGCTGGCCGGTCTGGTCGGAAAGCGTGTCAACGGCGCCCGCCGTGCCCTCGCACTGGCATCCGATCCCGGCAAATTCCTGTCGACGGTTCAAATCGGCATTACGCTGATCGGCGTATTATCGGGCGCTTTCTCAGGCGCGACGCTAGGGCTGCGTCTTGCATCCTGGCTGATCGAGGCCGGCCTGTCGCCCGGCGTCGCAGAGCCGGTCGGCGTTGGCATCGTGGTGGCCGTCATCACCTATGCGTCACTGATTATCGGCGAGCTTGTTCCGAAGCAGATTGCGCTGCGTGATCCCGAGGCCGTGGCAGTCAAGGTAGCGCCTGCAATGGTATTGCTGGCCAAGGTTTCGTATCCGCTGGTGTGGCTCCTTGATCGATCCGGCAAGATCCTACTTTTTCTGTTGGGTCATCGAGAGGAAGCGGGCGACAGAGTCAGTGAGGATGAAATTCGAACGCTTGTTGCTGAGGCAGAAACCGCTGGAGTCTTAGAGCCGGGCGAAAAGGAAATGATTGCCGGGGTGATGCGACTAGGCGACCTTGCCGTAGGGGCGGTAATGACCCCGCGCCACGAAGTGGATTCCATCAACCTTGCCGATAGTTCCGCCCAAATCGTCGCTGACCTTTTGGACAGCGAGCACTCCCGTCTCGTTGTCTTTGATGGCGATAGCGAAGGCGCCGTAGGCGTTGTCAATGCTAAGAACTTGCTTGATGTCTACTTGGCGGATCAAATGCCGAAATTTCGAGATTTGGTGCGCGAGGCACCAATAATTCCAGAAACTCTCGATGCGCGAGATGTAGTTGCGATCTTGCGCGATGCGCCGGTGCACGTGGGGCTAGTGCACGACGAATATGGCGTTTTCCAAGGTGTCGTGACGAGTGCCGATATCCTCGAAGCAATTGTCGGCTCTTTTAGTACGAAAGACGGGCCCGCCGAGCCTGCTGCCGTAAAGCGCGATGATGGCTCCTATTTGATCTCCGGTTGGATGTCCGCGATCGAAGCCGCGCATTTGCTCGGAATTACCCTTCCAATATCGCGGCCTTATGAGACGTTTGCCGGCTTTCTGCTTCAGGAGTTCGGCAAAATCCCGAGCGTGGGTGACAGTATCGAAGATGAGGGATGGCGTTTCGAGATTGCTGATCTGGACGGCAGGCGCATAGACAAGGTGTTAGCGAGCCGACTCGAAGCTGCGTGA
- a CDS encoding DUF1127 domain-containing protein, which yields MSCGSMICNTIGAASPIFPDLRWSWKILLAWLAGIALWWERRCQYRELLELDDRLLADIGISRTVVEEIRESSLYERAWRDSK from the coding sequence ATGTCTTGCGGCAGCATGATCTGTAACACTATCGGCGCAGCTTCACCCATTTTTCCGGATCTTAGATGGTCCTGGAAAATCCTGCTTGCGTGGCTGGCCGGAATAGCACTGTGGTGGGAACGACGGTGCCAGTACAGGGAACTTCTCGAACTTGATGACCGGCTTCTCGCCGACATCGGCATTTCTAGGACGGTCGTTGAAGAAATACGCGAGTCTTCTTTGTACGAGCGTGCGTGGCGCGACAGCAAATGA
- a CDS encoding chromate resistance protein ChrB domain-containing protein, which produces MKWITREKVKVDRVACPWLIKKFVDKDAEFVFVPAEKVMTEAKRLDAIPYDVKDVELGHHGKECSFEAILKKYKLTGDPALVLLGRIVNGADTDNTLYHQPEGPGLEAVAEGFRHLGFKDDHAQNAAEWIVYDALYAYCQEMIRRGKPHGDFVS; this is translated from the coding sequence ATGAAATGGATCACCCGCGAAAAGGTCAAGGTAGATCGGGTCGCCTGCCCGTGGCTCATCAAGAAGTTCGTCGATAAGGACGCCGAGTTCGTGTTTGTGCCTGCGGAGAAGGTGATGACGGAGGCTAAGCGCCTCGATGCCATTCCCTACGACGTCAAAGACGTCGAGCTTGGCCATCACGGCAAGGAATGCTCGTTCGAAGCAATCCTGAAGAAGTACAAACTCACCGGCGACCCCGCTCTGGTGCTGCTGGGGCGGATCGTTAACGGCGCCGACACCGACAACACGTTGTACCATCAGCCGGAAGGACCGGGCCTGGAAGCTGTCGCCGAAGGCTTCCGGCATCTCGGCTTCAAGGATGACCACGCACAAAATGCGGCGGAGTGGATCGTCTACGACGCCCTCTATGCGTATTGCCAGGAGATGATAAGGCGCGGCAAGCCGCACGGCGACTTCGTGAGTTGA
- a CDS encoding glutathione S-transferase family protein, with amino-acid sequence MSDPIVYGFPRSTFVNIVRLILTHKDVAYSFHDLEPVMGKPDHLALHPFNRVPILRHDDLTVYETSAIATYVDEAFDGARLTPKDARARARMNQWISAVNSYFYPYMIYHVTHERLVFPELGIASDEKVVAHALPKVENALAVAERQLGHGENFLLGSELTIADFYLLPATFAFSLTAEGQSMYPKFPAFCRWRERMDNLPATQKVRAAVTRLPIEHAREWANSHRPKY; translated from the coding sequence ATGTCCGATCCGATCGTCTACGGTTTTCCGCGCAGCACCTTCGTAAACATCGTCCGCCTGATCCTGACGCACAAGGACGTGGCCTACAGTTTTCACGACCTCGAGCCTGTGATGGGCAAGCCTGACCATCTGGCGCTGCACCCGTTCAACCGCGTCCCGATCCTCAGGCACGACGATCTCACCGTCTACGAGACGAGCGCGATCGCCACCTATGTCGACGAAGCCTTCGACGGTGCGCGCCTGACGCCAAAGGATGCCCGCGCGCGGGCGCGCATGAACCAGTGGATCAGCGCGGTCAATTCCTATTTCTACCCGTACATGATCTACCATGTGACCCATGAGCGCCTGGTTTTTCCCGAGCTTGGCATTGCATCCGACGAGAAGGTCGTCGCGCATGCGCTGCCCAAGGTCGAAAACGCGCTTGCGGTCGCCGAGCGCCAGCTTGGGCACGGCGAAAACTTCCTGCTCGGCTCGGAACTCACCATCGCGGACTTCTATCTGCTGCCGGCCACCTTTGCGTTCAGCCTGACCGCCGAGGGGCAGTCGATGTATCCGAAGTTCCCGGCATTCTGCCGCTGGCGGGAACGGATGGACAATCTGCCGGCGACGCAAAAGGTGCGCGCCGCCGTCACGCGCCTGCCGATCGAACACGCCCGTGAATGGGCGAATTCGCACCGCCCGAAATATTGA